The following coding sequences are from one Rhipicephalus microplus isolate Deutch F79 chromosome 3, USDA_Rmic, whole genome shotgun sequence window:
- the LOC142803407 gene encoding uncharacterized protein LOC142803407, with amino-acid sequence MLFYTGLPSYNHFKKLLVYLNTGDDGCNVLRSERAESSEPRSSRGRKRKLSTENELFLVLVRLRLGLFEDDLAHRFCIAQSTVSRICPSWINFLYAKLGLLPLWAPRRIVDATMPPEFKEKYSSTRVILDATEIQCEVPSSLSLQSTTYSPYKSSNTFKGLIGVLPNCLVAFVSELFTGSSSDRECVIRSGFLDLKFDDEDAVMADNGFRIEDLLEKNGVKLNLPPFLKGGTFSPEEVKSTMEIAALRIHVERRIQRIKAFHIFDRPIPLTLAPLINQIWTVTAILSNFQSSLIQQSSGKPQQEP; translated from the coding sequence ATGCTATTTTACACTGGGCTGCCAAGCTACAACCATTTCAAGAAACTTCTGGTCTACTTGAACACCGGTGATGATGGGTGCAACGTTCTACGTTCAGAACGTGCAGAAAGCAGTGAACCCAGATCATCGCGAGGGCGGAAGAGAAAACTAAGCACGGAAAATGAGCTGTTTTTGGTGCTAGTCCGACTGCGCCTCGGCCTGTTTGAAGATGATTTGGCTCACAGGTTCTGCATTGCCCAGTCAACTGTGTCCCGAATATGCCCATCGTGGATTAACTTCCTGTATGCCAAACTAGGCCTGTTACCTCTGTGGGCTCCTAGAAGAATTGTAGATGCTACAATGCCACCCGAGTTTAAGGAAAAGTATTCATCGACTCGAGTAATCCTGGACGCCACGGAAATACAGTGCGAGGTGCCATCATCCTTGTCCCTACAGTCTACAACGTACTCCCCATACAAGTCGAGCAACACATTCAAGGGACTCATCGGCGTCCTGCCTAATTGCCTTGTCGCCTTTGTTTCAGAGCTTTTCACAGGATCCAGCTCAGACAGAGAGTGTGTGATCAGGAGTGGTTTTTTAGACTTGAAGTTTGACGACGAAGATGCTGTTATGGCAGATAACGGCTTTCGCATCGAAGATCTCTTGGAAAAGAATGGAGTGAAATTGAACTTGCCACCGTTCCTGAAGGGTGGCACATTCTCACCTGAGGAAGTGAAATCTACAATGGAGATTGCTGCTTTGCGGATACACGTGGAGCGGCGGATACAGCGGATAAAGGCATTCCACATTTTTGATAGACCCATACCGTTAACCTTGGCTCCACTGATTAACCAAATTTGGACTGTGACGGCAATCCTGAGCAACTTCCAGTCTTCTCTCATTCAACAGTCAAGTGGCAAACCGCAACAAGAGCCTTAG